The Methanothermobacter sp. CaT2 DNA window AGAGTCTGGGTGGGCCCCCTCATATCGGGGGTTCATAGCCCCACTGTGCAGTGAAGCGTTTCACGGCCTTTCCTGTGTCAGGGATGTTTGTCTGGGTACCCTCATCCTCGACTATGAATGATGCAACTGCAGATGCGAACCGCCCACAGGTTTTGAGGTCCGCGCCCCGGAGGTAGGCCCTCATGAAGCCTGCCCGGTAGGAGTCCCCGGCCCCTGTGGGGTCAACCGCCTCCCGGGGTATTGCGTCTATCTTTATCACATCATCGGAGTATATGATGCTCCCCTCTTTCCCGTAGGTCTTAACCACCACCCCCGGTCCCATCTCCCGGAGTCCATGGATATCCACCGACAGTTTGCTGCATATGCGATCTATTTCATGGTGGTTCCCAAATAGTATGTCGCATACACCAACGGCCCTTTCAAGCTGGCTGCGGGAGTACATGTGGAGGTCCTGCCCCGGGTCAAAGCTTATTATCTTACCGAGGGACCTTGCAAATTCACCGCACCTGCAGTTGAAGGATGGGTCACCGGTTGCAAGGTGCACTGCACGGGCAGATTTTATGGCATCCTCAGGTGTCTCGGCGTCTTTGAAGTACCTTGCAGCGCCCCAGTAGAAGTAGCTTATCTGGTTGTGATCAGAATCGGTCATCACAAAGGCTGTTGGGGTGCTTTCATCCGCCACCAGGATCATGGATTCAATATCTATACCACTTGACTCCAGGAGCTCCCTGTACTCTGAACCCTCAAAGTCGCCTCCAACCGCGGATACAAGGGATGTTCTAAGACCAAGCCTTGATCCCACCAGGGCGACATTTGCGGCTGCTCCCCCATGAAGGTTCCTCATGCGTTTTATGGCTGTTGATGTGTTTGGTTCTGGAAATTCATCCAGATGTATTATGTAATCGAAGGCGGTATGTCCAACAGCAAGAAGGTCTCTGTCTTCACTCATATGATCACCTGAAAAATATGGGGTTAATTCTGTTGGGGTTGGTTTATAATGTGATTGGATTATTCGTTATAGATGGATTGGGCCTAGTTCTGTTGAGCATCCTTTATTGGTTGGGGCTTTATAATTTGAGGCGGATTAAGGTGATTGTTATAAAAATGTGGTCCTCAAATTTCATGCAGGGAACTGATCCCAGAAATGGTTTTTCAGCGGGGTTTCATGCTCAGTGAAGCGGCTCAAAGCCGGATTCAGCAACCAGGGCCTGGCCCTCACCAGTGATAAACTCAATCAGTTCATCGACCCACTCTCTATCACGGCACCTCACTGCACTTATAACGTGCCTTGTCTCCTCCCTCAGGATGTCCGAGCCACTGAACTGACTCGCACTTAAGAACGTAAGCAGCTCCGGGTCATTCATGACAATTCTGTGGGCATGATATGGGGATCTCACCTCCCTGACAACCTCAAATTCCACACCAGCCTCTGAGAGGACCTCCCATGCCAGCCTCTGGGCAGAACCCGAAACCCCCACAAAGCAGGAGCCATCAAGGGCCCTGATATCACTGATACCCCTGCCAACAAGGACCAGGTGGTCATAGGCGACAGGAACAAAATCCAGGTCCCTCCGGTATGCCTGGAGGGGATCATCCAGGAATACGGCATCAAGCATGCTCCTCTCTGCTAGATGGAATGAATCCTCATCACAGCATGAAAACAGGGATGCTGACACCCCCAGACCCTCAATGGCGGCCTCTACAAGGTTTGAGGATATGTAACCAGCAGCTATCATCAGGGGCCCTGAACCCTCCAGTATTTTAATCTGGCGCATGTAGGCTCCCAGGATTTCCATGGCCTCCGGTGTGAGTTCTGATCCAGCCCCACTGCTTCTCACAAGTTTCACACCAAGGAGGGACTCGGCCCTGAGCACCCTCCTGTTGAGCACCTGTGGTGATATCCCGAGAACCATGGCGGCCCTTCTCTGTGAGAAGGTCTCTCCTATAACCCTTAGGGTCTCAAAGAACCTGTGATCAAATCTGTGCCCATTGATTTCCATTCCAGGGAGGGGCTTCATATCCATATTGACACCTTTCCTGAGCACCTATGATATTTCTGTGGCTTCAGGGTTTCATAATCAACCGGAGCATATTCCAGGCCCTTTACCGTGGCCTGGG harbors:
- a CDS encoding carbohydrate kinase family protein, with the protein product MSEDRDLLAVGHTAFDYIIHLDEFPEPNTSTAIKRMRNLHGGAAANVALVGSRLGLRTSLVSAVGGDFEGSEYRELLESSGIDIESMILVADESTPTAFVMTDSDHNQISYFYWGAARYFKDAETPEDAIKSARAVHLATGDPSFNCRCGEFARSLGKIISFDPGQDLHMYSRSQLERAVGVCDILFGNHHEIDRICSKLSVDIHGLREMGPGVVVKTYGKEGSIIYSDDVIKIDAIPREAVDPTGAGDSYRAGFMRAYLRGADLKTCGRFASAVASFIVEDEGTQTNIPDTGKAVKRFTAQWGYEPPI
- a CDS encoding LysR family transcriptional regulator — encoded protein: MDMKPLPGMEINGHRFDHRFFETLRVIGETFSQRRAAMVLGISPQVLNRRVLRAESLLGVKLVRSSGAGSELTPEAMEILGAYMRQIKILEGSGPLMIAAGYISSNLVEAAIEGLGVSASLFSCCDEDSFHLAERSMLDAVFLDDPLQAYRRDLDFVPVAYDHLVLVGRGISDIRALDGSCFVGVSGSAQRLAWEVLSEAGVEFEVVREVRSPYHAHRIVMNDPELLTFLSASQFSGSDILREETRHVISAVRCRDREWVDELIEFITGEGQALVAESGFEPLH